Proteins from a genomic interval of bacterium:
- a CDS encoding HPr family phosphocarrier protein — MPKQEVTVKIVNKLGLHARASATFVKLSGRFDSDISVVKDDTTVNGKSIMGLLMLAAAKGSKIKIVAEGNDAKEAVKKLEELVKAGFNED, encoded by the coding sequence ATGCCAAAACAAGAAGTAACTGTAAAAATTGTAAATAAGTTAGGTTTGCACGCACGGGCTTCTGCTACTTTTGTAAAATTATCGGGACGTTTTGATAGTGATATTTCGGTAGTAAAGGATGATACCACTGTAAACGGCAAAAGTATTATGGGCCTTTTAATGCTGGCGGCCGCCAAAGGATCAAAAATTAAAATAGTAGCCGAAGGCAATGATGCCAAAGAAGCTGTTAAAAAGTTAGAAGAATTGGTGAAGGCGGGTTTTAATGAGGATTAG